The Rosa chinensis cultivar Old Blush chromosome 7, RchiOBHm-V2, whole genome shotgun sequence DNA segment ATCTCTCTCTTCTGAtcagctagcaatggaagttTCAGTGGCTGGTTTTGCACTGAGCGTTGTCCTTGTTGGCCTACTGAGTTGTTCATGGAGTGTACTCAACTGGGTGTGGCTGAGGCCAAAGAGACTTGAAAGATTGTTGAGACAACAAGGCTTTCAGGGAAATTCCTACAAGTTTTTCTATGGAGACGTGAAGGAGAGTTCTGCAATGTTGAGAGAAGCAAAATCTAAGCCAATGAAACTCTCGACCTGTCATGATATAGCCCCAAGAGTCATCCCGTTTGTGCATCGAACTGTCAACATCCATGGTATTGCATAATATAATTTAATTATGACATcctttttaatatatttttgtttatatttcaATATTATGATAAAGAATTTGTAGAGTGGCAATAGATCCTATTCTCAATCAAGAAGTAAGATCTATGAAGAATCTACCCAATTTATGATAAATTAGTCATAGATCTTAATGCGGCAATTGTAGATCTTATTGTTTAAGATaccctatatatataaatatatatatatattttttttctttccgatTACAATTTAATCTTTTAGATGTAGTTGTTGCATGTGTGTTTTTCTTGACTGGTAGAACTAGTCAAGAACTATTTCATTTCTTTTGGAATTTATTTTAGCGAGGAAGGACCTTTTATATATAGAAGATGTACGGGATTTGAAAGGAATTTCAAGTTAACTTCATGGAGGATCCCCTATTAGAATATGTAACAAATTAAGCTGCTCCTAGTGTAGCGAAGCATGCTTGGAGTCTTAGTTTTGCGAGGCAAGTTTGGTTGAGAGACGAGGTGTGATGGCTCTCTCAGATTCCGATAGGTCATAGTTTTAAGGCCACAGTACGGTggtgttcctttttttttttccgttgtaCCAGACTTTTTCTTTAGGGCCGGTGTGGCTATTGCAAACTTACCATTTTCTTaattcaccctacaaacatatGAATTATTAAAAGATTGTACTATCCAAAtataaaatgactaataagtacaccaatttttaaaattcaaatatgtaagaaaaaataaatacataagtaattaaataaatataaagactacttaatttctcattggataacattaatttttatctctccacctaaatttgaatttattactatttttttgtctttttgttaccTCCTCATTgttaattcattattcaattcacaaaatcattaatgttaacttcatcaaaatctttgcaataccttttTAGTGAACACtgcaaataaaaaatttaaaacacgaaaaaaaaaatcaatctcttcttcattgctcatagttgtaaatttactaatgaaaaataatttgtggcctcaatgaggcctaagatttgtggcctcaatcttaggtgtcatgctatgtcatctacatacatcacctatttgtcaaaccATGCCATGTAACTATAAAGAAAAAGACAAATCTTATCATTCTAAAATCTAAtaactctaaattattttgtctttctacctcaaaaattattttggctttcttctagaaaaaaaaaaacatttggctttcttacattttttttcattacactcatgcttagatttaaacaacaattttttttttcttcaatcaagagtagaaaaaatttcatgtaattcagtcaatagatttgcacgtacATTCGATTAATAGATATGTATAACACCATACATGtttcaacctttgttgggttcctgcaaattttgaaaatataatgtgaaaaatacatattcatatgattgtatatattcttttgttcattattTTCTCTTTATGAGTTTAAACGTTAgatctgaatttattatttttttgtttgtctttccccttatatttagattgcagatgttaattaatgggcgctaacatgtaattttttcttacctcttaatttagacataagtatttcccaaattcaatttactaaTGCTAAAAAATAtagatgaaattaatcaatatttgaaaaaaaaaaaaaaaagttaacgtctatttcttgacacgtaattcaatatattaatgccatttgggaagaaaaattaaaggaaagaatttaattaaatgaagaaaaatattgatcaaagaatctgtagacatatttcttaaattaatatataattaatagctgatattttttttttgtcacctaattaaattcattaatgtaattgattcaccccttaacatctaaaaggaaatgtaaaagggtaaagttggtgttgaagtagtatgatgtggcaagatatattatatggaattgaaaataaatttttatttacttacatgacatgacacctaggatttgaggccacaaatcttaggcttCATTGAGGCCCCATATCATTGCccttagggatggcaatggggagggtagggtaaggggattaaattaccatccccatacccaaCTTCATTCCCCATCCCCTTACCTGCCCCAATTCCCGTAATAAGAAACTGGGGATTTCCCGTccccgtccccattggggattaggtccccgtaccagccccaatccccgttaacaatattattaatttattatataaaatcaaacatcaaagtaaaataaatttttttatttcaatcaaacaaaaataaatataagtctcgcttaaaaaaaataataataaaagtgTGCATTCGACAAAAAAATTCCACAATCAACTGCTTAGTGTAACCTAACAACTTATTCATTCACTCAAATAAGGTGAattgaataatatcaaaaatatatttacagaatttaaatattgacaaaaagatgaagtttacatagagatatatttataaataatatcaaaaatatataatatatattagataattcttattgggtgggtatggggatggggatcaaaataccatccccaccccgtacccgatttcagaattcgaatactggggatccccatccccgttacccgatttcccccaaatttctccccattagggtcgaatacccgatGGGTATCCTACCCTATGGGGATTATTGCCATCCCTAATTGCCCTTTACTAATATTTTTAcatggattgaaatagagaacattcaaattgaaagaatttttttttaaatggaagtaaatcagattatgattttattagaaaactttaatatattttcccttttttattggtataaactaaatgagagatttttgttaaaaatatttattttttaattggatatgtcatataaggatattcttagaaagagaaatggattagataaataaatttaatattaaaaTGCAGAGAGTAATAAGCAAGTAAggttgtagggtgaacaaagaaaatggtaagaTGGTAATAGCCgcacctttttttattttttatttttatttttgttttttatgaaAGGGGTACCTCACggccggttccatttattaaattaatagtagaattttgcatccggggggggggggggggggggacataaaacttTAATCCCGAGCTACAGTAGAACAGTTGCACtaatcctcatagagaacatcctgaatgaTTGCAGGTGTCTCATCTAaccatacatcatcaatgaaacCACTACTAGCAAGGTGAGCAAGTCTATctgctacaccatttgcttcacggtaaatatgTTGAATTCTAACAGATTGAAAAGCAGTAATATACTCCCTACAATCATCTAAAACTAGACTTACCTCAGAGAAATTCTTCTCTCGACTATTGAGAGCAGATATCAGGATGATAGAGTCGCTTTCAACATCTATGTCAGTCCAACCTTGGTGAATACCAAGAAGTAAGCCAGCCCTACACGCCTCCGCTTCCATATTAAGAACTGAGTGTGCATGTAGAAAAGTCCTGGccacaaacccagaaactagCTGCATCTCCACCACGAAACATGGAAACAGCAGCACCGCAATGCCATAGATAAGCCCTGCTTCCAAGAAGAATTCGGAGCTCCAGTGCCATCATCACAGACTGGAAAGGAGATGGATTTTGATCCAGTCCCACCCAACACCAAACTCGTCTCCTAGAACCAGTGTCCATGGATGCCTTTCCCCCAAGCCCGATTAGGAAAAAACCATGCCAATCAATATCTGTCAAAACCTCAGGATAAACCACCTCCCAGATTAATAGGTATTAGACCAACCAtcacccgtccggcagcagccAATCATTGGCGTGGAAAAACTAGCCTCGACTCCaagcgccgccggacgagaggAATTTTATAAACCCTAGATCAGGTAGTCCGAGTTTTATAATCATTATATATTTGATTCATGATCATAGGGATTTATAGTGATTGATCTCTGCTAATAACTAGATTTCTTTAgtcaattaatttttatttcacTATTGAAAAATTGTTCTTATTAGGTGAACATAACAATGCAGGCAAAAATTCTTTCACTTGGCTTGGTCCCAAACCAAAGGTGAACATTACTAATCCAGAAGATCTGAAAGATATCTTCACCAAATATGATGATTTTCCGAAGCTAGCACCCATTTATAAAAAGTTGCTAGCAGCAGGATTTGCAACAGATGAAGGTGAAAAATGGGCTAGACACCGAAAGATTATCAACCCAGCCTTCCATATGGAGAAGCTAAAGGtattacaatatatatatatatatatatatatatatatatattttgcaattgaaaaaaaaaattaattaaataaataagataACATTTAAGTGAGGGATATGAAATTaagataaaacataaataaaattaagtaTAGCCGATTGAATTAAAGATCAAGACGTACAACAGGTGTCCGACTGGTAGGGTAAGGGTCTCATGAACCTCCTTTGGTCCTTACTTTTTTATTCTAAGACTTTGGAGAGACTTAAGTAGATTCTCATCTAGAGTTGTTTAAACCAGGAACTCTAAGGATTTGTCTCAACCTGAGAATAGGTATGATGACCGAgaagtttttcatttttcaaatcaCCCCAACAAAACTTAGTTCGATGAACATTAGATTCTATCAAAGTAGAATGCATATTACCAGTAGGCAGTAGTGCCAACCAAAGTGTCAATGCGCTCTCCtatagttatttatttatttataagcTATATTACCACCATCTGGTTTAGGTATATGTTTGGTCAACATATAATTTTGATATTTCTGGTTTTGCTTGTCCTGTTACAGTCTATGTTACCAGCGTTTCACCAAAGTTGTAATGGGATGATTAAAGAATGGGAAAGCTTGGTTTCCAAAGAGGGTTCATGTGAGTTGGATGTTTGGCCTAGTCTCCAAAGTTTATCAGATGATGTGCTTTGTCGAACATCATTTGGAAGTAGCTATGAAGAAGGAAAGTATATATTTGAACTCTTGAAAGAGCAGGCAGTACTTTCAATAAAAGCTTTACAAAGTGTTAACATTCCAGGATGGAGGTAACAGTACAAGTCTCTTTTGTTCCCCTACAGTTTGTACCTAGCTAGATCAATTTCGTAATTAAATTAGACTGATTGAACTATTGAAATATTTTATTAAATCTCAACTCTTACTTTTGTGAAATTCTTAgtttaagaaataaaaattaattaaataatgaaTCATATAGATCGAAGAATAGAAAGACAGATTTGGGGAACCCAGCTTCCATTTCTTTCAAGTTCTAAAATGCACGCAATGCTTTGTTTCCCTCATTTTTCTGGAAGGTCATTCCACTGCATGTTGAGGAAAATGTGCTTGTCTTCTTTTTGTATCTTCACAAAAAGTTTGGCTTAACTAATATTGATGTGTAGGTTTGTACCAACTAAGATGAACAAGAAGATGATGTTGATTGATAAAGAAATTAAATGTTTACTCAAGGGAattataaataaaagagaagaggCCATTAAGGCTGGTGAACCCTCTAAAGACGACCTACTAAGTCTACTTCTGGAATCCAATCTCAAGGAAATTCATGAACATAGGAACAACAAAAACTTTGGGTTGAGTATTGAAGAAGTTATCGAGGACTGTAAGCTGTTTTACTTTGCTGGGCAAGAGACAACCGCGGTGCTGCTTGTTTGGACAATGATTTTACTTGGCCAATATCAGAACTGGCAAACTTGTGCGCGAGAAGAGGTTCTACAAGTCTTTGGAAGCAACAAACCAGACTTTGATGGGTTAACTCACCTAAAAATTGTAAGTACACGATACAAAATTTGCTTGGAATACCTACTGGCATGGTCATGAATTTATTTGTTTGATGTCTCTCTTTCTTGCCCTAAAATGGAACAACTTTTGTTTGCAGTAGCTTCTCAGCTGCTTCCGGCCTTCTTTTGGATGTAATTATTGAATATGATTTTCATTGATGAATGTTTTACAATTGTACACATATATAGCAGAGTATTACATGCCTAACAATAACTGCATATTATAGCAAGAACCACAAGATTAGCCTAATATCAATGCTAATACAGTAACTGACATTTCCAGAAGATATTAGTGTTAATGAGCTCGATTTGAGGAAGAGATCAGGCTTGATTGAGGCAAGGAAT contains these protein-coding regions:
- the LOC112177593 gene encoding cytochrome P450 CYP72A219, giving the protein MEVSVAGFALSVVLVGLLSCSWSVLNWVWLRPKRLERLLRQQGFQGNSYKFFYGDVKESSAMLREAKSKPMKLSTCHDIAPRVIPFVHRTVNIHGKNSFTWLGPKPKVNITNPEDLKDIFTKYDDFPKLAPIYKKLLAAGFATDEGEKWARHRKIINPAFHMEKLKSMLPAFHQSCNGMIKEWESLVSKEGSCELDVWPSLQSLSDDVLCRTSFGSSYEEGKYIFELLKEQAVLSIKALQSVNIPGWRFVPTKMNKKMMLIDKEIKCLLKGIINKREEAIKAGEPSKDDLLSLLLESNLKEIHEHRNNKNFGLSIEEVIEDCKLFYFAGQETTAVLLVWTMILLGQYQNWQTCAREEVLQVFGSNKPDFDGLTHLKIVTMILREVLRLYPAAVVISRNTYKETQLGKLSLPAGVEISLPILLVHHDEELWGDDAKEFKPERFAEGVSKVTKGQLSYFPFGGGPRVCIGQNFAMIETKLALSLILQHFTFELSPSYAHAPSSIASLQPQYGAHLILHQRTLIGNEF